A region from the Acyrthosiphon pisum isolate AL4f chromosome A1, pea_aphid_22Mar2018_4r6ur, whole genome shotgun sequence genome encodes:
- the LOC100168813 gene encoding cardioacceleratory peptide receptor, which produces MSPWQWKLYISIVATTVFVVPAIVISGCYAIIVYTIWSKSKLLSPAKNNTLQRGTKKPEEHDIRRSSSRGIIPKAKIKTVKMTFVIVFVFILCWSPYIVFDLLQVYGYIPKTQSSVALATFIQSLAPLNSAANPIIYCLFSTHICRSLRQVPPFRWLLCCRNGTQEQLSYTETLTSSNRQVNTSLLRNATVHVHSVVRAPVLDRMGISTEKNSYADSLL; this is translated from the exons ATGTCGCCTTGGCAATGGAAACTGTACATAAGCATAGTGGCGACGACGGTGTTCGTCGTGCCGGCAATAGTCATCAGCGGATGTTACGCCATTATCGTGTACACGATTTGGTCCAAAAGCAAACTCCTGTCACCGGCCAAAAATAACACGCTACAACGCGGCACCAaaa AGCCCGAAGAGCACGACATCAGGAGGTCTAGTTCACGGGGCATCATACCGAAAGCGAAAATCAAGACCGTAAAAATGACATTCGTTATTGTGTTTG TGTTCATCCTGTGCTGGAGCCCGTACATAGTGTTCGACCTGCTACAAGTGTACGGCTACATACCGAAAACGCAATCGAGCGTGGCCCTAGCAACGTTCATACAGAGCCTGGCGCCGCTGAATTCCGCCGCCAACCCCATCATATACTGCTTGTTCTCCACTCACATTTGCAGATCTCTCAG gCAAGTGCCGCCGTTCAGATGGTTGTTGTGTTGCCGGAACGGAACACAAGAGCAACTGAGCTACACGGAAACACTAACATCGTCTAATCGACAGGTGAACACGTCTCTGCTGAGGAACGCCACCGTGCACGTGCACTCGGTGGTCAGGGCTCCTGTGTTAGACCGCATGGGCATATCCACAGAGAAGAACAGCTACGCCGATTCGCTGCTTTAA
- the LOC100572583 gene encoding cytochrome c oxidase assembly protein COX20, mitochondrial gives MASISSDEDHKPLMFLGKDVSKIPCFRNSFLYGIVGGFTMGIGYFLCTSRTLRSTHFGFGSFVTISSVYWIACRYNYDNTEERLNELKGIIKAKKSGTDVK, from the exons ATGGCGTCGATTTCGAGTGATGAAGATCATAAG cctTTGATGTTTTTGGGTAAAGATGTCTCAAAAATTCCGTGCTTTCGGAACAGTTTCTTGTATGGCATAGTCGGAGGATTTACTATGGGAATCGGCTATTTTTTGTGTACAAGTAGAACATTAAGATCTACACACTTCGGTTTTGGTTCTTTTGTTACGATATCTTCTGTTTATTG GATTGCATGCAGATATAACTATGATAATACAGAAGAAAGACTGAACGAACTGAAAGGTATTATCAAAGCTAAGAAAAGTGGAACTGATGTGAAATGA
- the Atpsyn-beta gene encoding ATP synthase subunit beta, mitochondrial: MLNALSRAAIGALKAGKSNLTPKIVQNELPKAMVATSSNSNNKAAAKPMAGTSQGRIVAVIGAVVDVQFDEELPPILNALEVQNRSPRLVLEVAQHLGENTVRTIAMDGTEGLVRGQEVLDCGSPIRIPVGAETLGRIINVIGEPIDERGPIDTDKTAPIHAEAPPFVEMSVEQEILVTGIKVVDLLAPYVKGGKIGLFGGAGVGKTVLIMELINNVAKAHGGYSVFAGVGERTREGNDLYHEMIESGVISLKDKTSKVALVYGQMNEPPGARARVALTGLTVAEYFRDQEGQDVLLFIDNIFRFTQAGSEVSALLGRIPSAVGYQPTLATDMGTMQERITTTSKGSITSVQAIYVPADDLTDPAPATTFAHLDATTVLSRAIAELGIYPAVDPLDSTSRIMDPNVIGDEHYNVARGVQKILQDYKSLQDIIAILGMDELSEEDKLTVARARKIQRFLSQPFQVAEVFTGHPGKLVPLEETIKGFSKILAGDYDHLPEIAFYMVGPIEEVVAKAETLAKNT; the protein is encoded by the exons ATGTTGAACGCGTTGTCCAGGGCGGCCATTGGGGCCCTGAAGGCCGGCAAGAGCAACCTCACGCCGAAAATCGTGCAAAATGAGCTACCAAAAGCCATGGTCGCCACCTCTTCCAATT ccAACAACAAAGCTGCTGCCAAGCCAATGGCTGGTACATCACAAGGACGTATTGTTGCTGTTATTGGTGCCGTTGTTGATGTGCAATTCGACGAAGAACTACCCCCCATCCTCAATGCTCTTGAAGTACAAAACAGGTCTCCACGTCTTGTGCTTGAAGTTGCCCAGCATTTgg gTGAAAATACTGTCAGAACTATTGCTATGGATGGTACTGAAGGTCTTGTCAGAGGACAAGAAGTACTTGACTGTGGATCCCCAATCAGAATTCCAGTTGGTGCTGAAACTTTAGGTCGCATCATTAATGTcattg gtgAACCAATTGATGAGAGAGGCCCCATTGACACTGATAAGACTGCACCCATTCACGCTGAAGCACCTCCTTTTGTTGAAATGAGTGTTGAACAAGAAATTTTGGTCACTGGAATCAAAGTTGTAGATTTATTGGCCCCTTACGTAAAGGGAGGAAAAATTG GTTTGTTCGGAGGTGCCGGAGTAGGAAAAACTGTATTGATTATGGAACTGATCAACAACGTTGCTAAGGCTCATGGTGGTTACTCAGTATTCGCTGGTGTAGGAGAAAGAACACGTGAAGGTAATGACTTGTACCATGAAATGATTGAATCTGGTGTAATTTCCCTCAAGGACAAAACCtcaaag gtagCGTTGGTATATGGTCAGATGAATGAACCTCCCGGCGCTCGTGCCCGTGTTGCTCTTACTGGTCTTACCGTTGCTGAATACTTCAGAGATCAAGAAGGACAAGATGTATTGCTTTTCATTGACAATATTTTCCGTTTCACCCAAGCTGGTTCTGAAGTATCTGCTTTGTTGGGTCGTATCCCATCTGCTGTAGGTTATCAACCAACTTTGGCCACTGACATGGGTACTATGCAGGAGAGAATTACCACAACCAGCAAAGGATCCATTACCTCAGTACAG gCTATCTACGTACCTGCTGACGATTTAACTGATCCTGCTCCAGCTACAACTTTTGCCCATTTAGATGCCACCACTGTATTGTCTCGTGCTATCGCTGAGTTGGGTATCTACCCAGCTGTAGATCCATTGGATTCCACATCCCGTATTATGGACCCCAACGTTATTGGGGATGAACATTACAACGTTGCTCGTGGAGTACAGAAAATATTACAAGACTACAAATCACTACAAGATATCATTGCTATCTTGGGTATGGATGAACTCTCGGAAGAAGACAAATTGACAGTTGCCAGGGCTAGGAAAATCCAGAGGTTCTTGTCCCAACCTTTCCAAGTAGCTGAGGTCTTTACTGGACATCCTGGAAAATTGGTTCCTCTTGAAGAAACAatcaaa ggattttcaaaaatcttaGCTGGTGATTACGATCATTTGCCCGAAATTGCGTTCTACATGGTTGGACCCATTGAAGAAGTAGTTGCTAAAGCTGAAACTTTGgccaaaaatacataa
- the LOC100572674 gene encoding probable cation-transporting ATPase 13A3 isoform X1, which translates to MASNENCPTDSGAVFKHNGFNTNSKKEPIISDNSLLNAGEDDEMEIYGYKRSGPMAVIIWILIFFTLGFIRLLFHWWPHWVLYAMYKRCPLNKAERVLIVESYEGMYKSYFVRPVKNVSIKKINKEELLLTNNISKLDSIPIEENHVALEIKSIRIHLNDGSFQDVSQIRAVEIKKICYVWCDVQGKFQKLVGLDRGLTTAQLHTYKGYSVQEQLIRKCIYGENKINVPIQNIMSLIWLEVLNPLYIFQAFSLVVWFSEGYVYYLGAIVIMSVFGITSSVIQTRANQRTLLETVNTLDKVTVCRDMGGPNSEAIYEDIPTTDLVPGDIIVVPRIGFEVPCDIALLCGTCVVNESMLTGESVPVLKTALPNINLLYNEREDANHTLFSGTKVLQARYFSDRKVHGVVLRTGYLTAKGSLVRSILYPPPADFRFDKDTYRFIWILAAVATSGSIYTAVSKASRGLTVFDILVKSLDLFTIVIPPALPAAMTVGRLYALRRLQNHHLSCMNSRVINVCGSIDCICFDKTGTLTEDGLDMWGVVPVENNHELGSPIRDVTTLSNDHSLKLGMVTCHSLTLLNSTVSGDPLDIKMFESTAWCLEELEVSDASKFDVLVPSIVRNPTTSNDDKQIEIGLIHQFHFSSSLQRMSMITKTIGDPRFIVYTKGSPEMIQSLCIPSTVPSMTNTVLREYTEEGYRVIALAHKVLQNCNFVQIPKLRREEVECDLTFAGLVILENRLKDQTTPVIEELQGANMKIIMVTGDNILTAVSVAKECGIVLPSKTVVDVTADESQGCSPKIYYTASGITSPMRATSMFENYHSNKNDLELEARVNGDYSFAMTGRTWAIIRDKFPILLPRILVKGAIFARMTSEQKQQLIQELQYIGYHVAMCGDGANDCGALRAAHVGVSLSEAESSVASPFTSHVANISCMPRIIREGRAALVTSFGIFKFMVLYSLLEFTSAFILYNIDSNLTDFEYLFIDIGLVVNFMFFFGRNEAFQGSLFKKPPLTRLLSFIPLFSMVANLLVMVSTQVLSFYLIHNFSWFKPFDYTHPREYKCYENYAVYSVSQFQYIILALIFSYGKPYRGPIYKNTVFFSSLLTMTAVCSYVTLFPADWIKELLQLQFPPFMEFPIIVVTLAVVDCILCLGIEYFIVDYLLTKKLKLGSYESNNEHIYHSVKAELDSSPGWPPICRHQPMITSSSLECMRKTEIDTEQFERQERVKTMSTHL; encoded by the exons ATGGCATCAAATGAAAACTGCCCTACAG ATTCAGGGGCAGTTTTTAAACATAATGGCTTCAATACAAATTCGAAGAAAGAACCAATTATTAGTGATAATTCTTTGCTGAACGCTGGGGAAGACGATGAAATG gAGATTTATGGATACAAACGAAGTGGACCAATGGCTGTTATTATAtggattcttatattttttactttgggatttatacgtttattatttcattggtGGCCTCATTGGGTATTGTACGCTATGTACAAAAGATGTCCACTTAATAAAGCAGAACGTGTTCTTATCGTG gaaAGTTATGAAGGGATGTATAAATCGTATTTTGTAAGACCAGTAAAAAACGTGTCCATCAAGAAAATCAA caaAGAAGAACTGTTGTTAACCAATAACATTAGTAAATTGGATTCTATTCCAATTGAAGAAAACCACGTAGCATTAGAAATAAAATCCATTAGGATACATTTAAATGATGGATCATTTCAAG ATGTAAGTCAAATTAGAGCAGTTGAAATAAAAAAGATCTGCTACGTTTGGTGTGATGTTCAAGGGAAATTTCAAAAACTTGTCGGTTTGGATCGAGGTTTAACAACGGCACAACTACATACATATAAAGGTTACTCTGTGCAAGAACAACTAATcag AAAATGCATTTATggagaaaataaaatcaatgtacctattcaaaatataatgtcaCTGATATGGCTAGAAGTTCTTAATCCTTTATACATTTTCCAAGCTTTTTCTCTTGTAGTATGGTTTTCAGAAggttatgtgtattatttaggAGCTATAGTTATCATGTCAGTTTTTGGAATAACATCTTCAGTTATACAAACTCGTgcg AACCAAAGGACTTTATTAGAAACTGTAAATACACTAGACAAAGTGACAGTATGCCGTGATATGGGTGGACCCAATTCTGAAGCTATTTATGAAGACATTCCCACAACAGATTTGGTACCGGGTGACATAATTGTTGTACCTAGAATTGGATTTGAAGTACCATGTGATATAGCTTTACTTTGTGGAACGTGTGTCGTTAATGAAAGTATGCTAACAG GTGAAAGTGTACCAGTTCTCAAGACTgcattacctaatataaatctCTTGTACAATGAACGTGAAGACGCAAATCATACTTTATTTTCTGGAACAAAAGTTCTGCAAGCACGatatttttctgatagaaaagttcACGGAGTAGTCTTAAGAACAGGTTATTTGACAGCAAAAGGATCATTGGTAAGATCAATTCTATATCCTCCACCAGCTGACTTTAGGTTTGATAAGGATACGTATCGATTTATTTGGATTTTGGCTGCTGTTGCGACTTCTGGTTCAATTTATACTGCGGTGTCAAAG GCATCTAGAGGGTTGACAGTATTTGACATCCTAGTTAAATCTTTGGATCTGTTTACAATAGTTATTCCACCAGCACTCCCAGCTGCAATGACGGTTGGAAGGCTATATGCATTACGAAGACTTCAAAATCATCATCTTTCTTGTATGAACTCGAGAGTTATAAATGTTTGTGGATCAATAGATTGCATATGCTTTGATAAA aCAGGAACATTGACAGAAGATGGTTTGGACATGTGGGGGGTAGTACCTGTCGAAAATAATCATGAATTAGGTTCACCTATTAGAGATGTAACAACATTGTCTAACGATCATTCATTGAAATTGGGTATGGTGACTTGTCATTCATTAACACTACTAAATTCAACCGTTTCAGGAGATCCTCTTGACATAAAG ATGTTTGAGTCAACGGCTTGGTGTCTTGAAGAACTAGAAGTTTCAGATGCTTCGAAGTTCGATGTATTAGTACCCTCAATTGTGCGAAATCCAACCACTTCAAATGATGACAAACAAATAGAAATCGGTCTTATACATCAATTTCATTTCTCGTCATCACTGCAACGAATGAGTATGATTACAAAAACTATTGGTGACCCACGTTTTATTGTTTACACTAAAGGGTCGCCAGAAATGATTCAGTCGTTATGTATTCCTAGTACTG TGCCTAGCATGACTAATACTGTATTACGGGAATATACCGAAGAAGGATATAGAGTTATTGCTCTTGCTCATAAAGTTCTTCAAAACTGTAACTTTGTACAAATTCCAAAGTTAAGACGAGAAGAAGTTGAGTGTGATCTAACTTTTGCTGGCTTAGTAATTTTAGAAAATCGTCTAAAAGACCAAACTACCCCTGTTATTGAAGAACTCCAAGGGGCGAATATGAAAATCATTATGGTTACAG GTGATAACATCCTAACGGCTGTTAGTGTAGCTAAAGAATGTGGAATAGTTTTGCCATCAAAGACAGTAGTTGACGTAACAGCTGATGAAAGTCAAGGATGTAGtccaaaaatatactatacagcTAGTGGTATTACATCACCAATG agAGCTACATCCATGTTTGAAAACTATCATtctaataaaaacgatttagaaCTAGAAGCTCGAGTTAACGGAGATTATAGCTTTGCGATGACTGGACGAACGTGGGCTATCATTAGAGATAAATTTCCTATTCTTCTCCCTAGGATACTAGTTAAGGGAGCTATATTTGCTAGAATGACATCCGAACAAAAGCAACAGTTAATACaagaattacaatatattgGTTATCATGTCG CCATGTGTGGCGATGGTGCGAACGATTGTGGAGCATTACGAGCAGCACATGTTGGAGTTTCATTATCAGAAGCAGAATCGTCAGTAGCATCACCATTTACATCACATGTAGCAAATATTTCATGTATGCCTCGTATCATTCGAGAAGGACGAGCAGCTCTTGTGACAtcatttggaatttttaaatttatggtcCTCTATAGTTTGTTGGAGTTTACTTCAgcgtttattttatacaacatagACAGTAACTTGACGGATTTTGAGTACTTGTTTATTGATATTGGTTTGGTGGTAAACTTTATGTTCTTTTTCGGTAGAAATGAAGCCTTTCAGGGATCGTTATTTAAAAAGCCTCCATTAACAAGACTGTTATCATTTATCCCTTTATTTTCAATGGTCGCAAATCTACTCGTAATGGTATCTACACAAGTTTTATCTTTTTACTTGATACATAATTTTTCTTGGTTTAAACCATTCGACTATACTCATCCAAGAGAGTAtaaatgttatgaaaattatGCAGTTTATTCAGTTTCTCaatttcaatacataatattggctCTAATATTTTCATACGGAAAACCATATCGAGGACCAATTTACAAAAACACAGTCTTTTTCTCTAGTTTACTAACCATGACGGCTGTTTGTTCATATGTAACTTTGTTCCCAGCTGATTGGATCAAAGAGTTATTACAATTGCAATTTCCTCCATTCATGGAATTCCCAATAATTGTGGTTACATTAGCTGTAGTTGATTGTATTTTATGTCTGGGCATAGAGTATTTCATTGTTGATTATTtgctaacaaaaaaattaaaattgggaTCATATGAATCTAATAATGAACATATATATCATTCAGTAAAGGCTGAACTAGATTCTTCTCCTGGGTGGCCACCTATTTGCAGACATCAACCAATGATTACTTCGTCGTCTTTAGAATGTATGCGTAAGACTGAAATTGATACAGAACAGTTTGAACGTCAAGAACGAGTTAAAACAATGAGCActcatttataa
- the LOC100572674 gene encoding probable cation-transporting ATPase 13A3 isoform X2, with protein sequence MAVIIWILIFFTLGFIRLLFHWWPHWVLYAMYKRCPLNKAERVLIVESYEGMYKSYFVRPVKNVSIKKINKEELLLTNNISKLDSIPIEENHVALEIKSIRIHLNDGSFQDVSQIRAVEIKKICYVWCDVQGKFQKLVGLDRGLTTAQLHTYKGYSVQEQLIRKCIYGENKINVPIQNIMSLIWLEVLNPLYIFQAFSLVVWFSEGYVYYLGAIVIMSVFGITSSVIQTRANQRTLLETVNTLDKVTVCRDMGGPNSEAIYEDIPTTDLVPGDIIVVPRIGFEVPCDIALLCGTCVVNESMLTGESVPVLKTALPNINLLYNEREDANHTLFSGTKVLQARYFSDRKVHGVVLRTGYLTAKGSLVRSILYPPPADFRFDKDTYRFIWILAAVATSGSIYTAVSKASRGLTVFDILVKSLDLFTIVIPPALPAAMTVGRLYALRRLQNHHLSCMNSRVINVCGSIDCICFDKTGTLTEDGLDMWGVVPVENNHELGSPIRDVTTLSNDHSLKLGMVTCHSLTLLNSTVSGDPLDIKMFESTAWCLEELEVSDASKFDVLVPSIVRNPTTSNDDKQIEIGLIHQFHFSSSLQRMSMITKTIGDPRFIVYTKGSPEMIQSLCIPSTVPSMTNTVLREYTEEGYRVIALAHKVLQNCNFVQIPKLRREEVECDLTFAGLVILENRLKDQTTPVIEELQGANMKIIMVTGDNILTAVSVAKECGIVLPSKTVVDVTADESQGCSPKIYYTASGITSPMRATSMFENYHSNKNDLELEARVNGDYSFAMTGRTWAIIRDKFPILLPRILVKGAIFARMTSEQKQQLIQELQYIGYHVAMCGDGANDCGALRAAHVGVSLSEAESSVASPFTSHVANISCMPRIIREGRAALVTSFGIFKFMVLYSLLEFTSAFILYNIDSNLTDFEYLFIDIGLVVNFMFFFGRNEAFQGSLFKKPPLTRLLSFIPLFSMVANLLVMVSTQVLSFYLIHNFSWFKPFDYTHPREYKCYENYAVYSVSQFQYIILALIFSYGKPYRGPIYKNTVFFSSLLTMTAVCSYVTLFPADWIKELLQLQFPPFMEFPIIVVTLAVVDCILCLGIEYFIVDYLLTKKLKLGSYESNNEHIYHSVKAELDSSPGWPPICRHQPMITSSSLECMRKTEIDTEQFERQERVKTMSTHL encoded by the exons ATGGCTGTTATTATAtggattcttatattttttactttgggatttatacgtttattatttcattggtGGCCTCATTGGGTATTGTACGCTATGTACAAAAGATGTCCACTTAATAAAGCAGAACGTGTTCTTATCGTG gaaAGTTATGAAGGGATGTATAAATCGTATTTTGTAAGACCAGTAAAAAACGTGTCCATCAAGAAAATCAA caaAGAAGAACTGTTGTTAACCAATAACATTAGTAAATTGGATTCTATTCCAATTGAAGAAAACCACGTAGCATTAGAAATAAAATCCATTAGGATACATTTAAATGATGGATCATTTCAAG ATGTAAGTCAAATTAGAGCAGTTGAAATAAAAAAGATCTGCTACGTTTGGTGTGATGTTCAAGGGAAATTTCAAAAACTTGTCGGTTTGGATCGAGGTTTAACAACGGCACAACTACATACATATAAAGGTTACTCTGTGCAAGAACAACTAATcag AAAATGCATTTATggagaaaataaaatcaatgtacctattcaaaatataatgtcaCTGATATGGCTAGAAGTTCTTAATCCTTTATACATTTTCCAAGCTTTTTCTCTTGTAGTATGGTTTTCAGAAggttatgtgtattatttaggAGCTATAGTTATCATGTCAGTTTTTGGAATAACATCTTCAGTTATACAAACTCGTgcg AACCAAAGGACTTTATTAGAAACTGTAAATACACTAGACAAAGTGACAGTATGCCGTGATATGGGTGGACCCAATTCTGAAGCTATTTATGAAGACATTCCCACAACAGATTTGGTACCGGGTGACATAATTGTTGTACCTAGAATTGGATTTGAAGTACCATGTGATATAGCTTTACTTTGTGGAACGTGTGTCGTTAATGAAAGTATGCTAACAG GTGAAAGTGTACCAGTTCTCAAGACTgcattacctaatataaatctCTTGTACAATGAACGTGAAGACGCAAATCATACTTTATTTTCTGGAACAAAAGTTCTGCAAGCACGatatttttctgatagaaaagttcACGGAGTAGTCTTAAGAACAGGTTATTTGACAGCAAAAGGATCATTGGTAAGATCAATTCTATATCCTCCACCAGCTGACTTTAGGTTTGATAAGGATACGTATCGATTTATTTGGATTTTGGCTGCTGTTGCGACTTCTGGTTCAATTTATACTGCGGTGTCAAAG GCATCTAGAGGGTTGACAGTATTTGACATCCTAGTTAAATCTTTGGATCTGTTTACAATAGTTATTCCACCAGCACTCCCAGCTGCAATGACGGTTGGAAGGCTATATGCATTACGAAGACTTCAAAATCATCATCTTTCTTGTATGAACTCGAGAGTTATAAATGTTTGTGGATCAATAGATTGCATATGCTTTGATAAA aCAGGAACATTGACAGAAGATGGTTTGGACATGTGGGGGGTAGTACCTGTCGAAAATAATCATGAATTAGGTTCACCTATTAGAGATGTAACAACATTGTCTAACGATCATTCATTGAAATTGGGTATGGTGACTTGTCATTCATTAACACTACTAAATTCAACCGTTTCAGGAGATCCTCTTGACATAAAG ATGTTTGAGTCAACGGCTTGGTGTCTTGAAGAACTAGAAGTTTCAGATGCTTCGAAGTTCGATGTATTAGTACCCTCAATTGTGCGAAATCCAACCACTTCAAATGATGACAAACAAATAGAAATCGGTCTTATACATCAATTTCATTTCTCGTCATCACTGCAACGAATGAGTATGATTACAAAAACTATTGGTGACCCACGTTTTATTGTTTACACTAAAGGGTCGCCAGAAATGATTCAGTCGTTATGTATTCCTAGTACTG TGCCTAGCATGACTAATACTGTATTACGGGAATATACCGAAGAAGGATATAGAGTTATTGCTCTTGCTCATAAAGTTCTTCAAAACTGTAACTTTGTACAAATTCCAAAGTTAAGACGAGAAGAAGTTGAGTGTGATCTAACTTTTGCTGGCTTAGTAATTTTAGAAAATCGTCTAAAAGACCAAACTACCCCTGTTATTGAAGAACTCCAAGGGGCGAATATGAAAATCATTATGGTTACAG GTGATAACATCCTAACGGCTGTTAGTGTAGCTAAAGAATGTGGAATAGTTTTGCCATCAAAGACAGTAGTTGACGTAACAGCTGATGAAAGTCAAGGATGTAGtccaaaaatatactatacagcTAGTGGTATTACATCACCAATG agAGCTACATCCATGTTTGAAAACTATCATtctaataaaaacgatttagaaCTAGAAGCTCGAGTTAACGGAGATTATAGCTTTGCGATGACTGGACGAACGTGGGCTATCATTAGAGATAAATTTCCTATTCTTCTCCCTAGGATACTAGTTAAGGGAGCTATATTTGCTAGAATGACATCCGAACAAAAGCAACAGTTAATACaagaattacaatatattgGTTATCATGTCG CCATGTGTGGCGATGGTGCGAACGATTGTGGAGCATTACGAGCAGCACATGTTGGAGTTTCATTATCAGAAGCAGAATCGTCAGTAGCATCACCATTTACATCACATGTAGCAAATATTTCATGTATGCCTCGTATCATTCGAGAAGGACGAGCAGCTCTTGTGACAtcatttggaatttttaaatttatggtcCTCTATAGTTTGTTGGAGTTTACTTCAgcgtttattttatacaacatagACAGTAACTTGACGGATTTTGAGTACTTGTTTATTGATATTGGTTTGGTGGTAAACTTTATGTTCTTTTTCGGTAGAAATGAAGCCTTTCAGGGATCGTTATTTAAAAAGCCTCCATTAACAAGACTGTTATCATTTATCCCTTTATTTTCAATGGTCGCAAATCTACTCGTAATGGTATCTACACAAGTTTTATCTTTTTACTTGATACATAATTTTTCTTGGTTTAAACCATTCGACTATACTCATCCAAGAGAGTAtaaatgttatgaaaattatGCAGTTTATTCAGTTTCTCaatttcaatacataatattggctCTAATATTTTCATACGGAAAACCATATCGAGGACCAATTTACAAAAACACAGTCTTTTTCTCTAGTTTACTAACCATGACGGCTGTTTGTTCATATGTAACTTTGTTCCCAGCTGATTGGATCAAAGAGTTATTACAATTGCAATTTCCTCCATTCATGGAATTCCCAATAATTGTGGTTACATTAGCTGTAGTTGATTGTATTTTATGTCTGGGCATAGAGTATTTCATTGTTGATTATTtgctaacaaaaaaattaaaattgggaTCATATGAATCTAATAATGAACATATATATCATTCAGTAAAGGCTGAACTAGATTCTTCTCCTGGGTGGCCACCTATTTGCAGACATCAACCAATGATTACTTCGTCGTCTTTAGAATGTATGCGTAAGACTGAAATTGATACAGAACAGTTTGAACGTCAAGAACGAGTTAAAACAATGAGCActcatttataa
- the LOC107883945 gene encoding uncharacterized protein LOC107883945 has product MESNLSGDTALAANVVISCIIYMSTVFIVSLVIKLSLRTCQDRLTFVNLADDAKYHLTSLSMEIVEITEHYCYTMNIGIILKLYILSGKMVVVILLKLFCNYLIKLTTNSCAYYVFRTNLVFIVYHTSPLALSVVTNLRNFIIQLKHRRRGKYTTNCPDGHITNNYTKALRDIVVQDLYQGVNVLRSIVALIASSYISNRCTLALWSVNMLNTERTFFKTRCSRNLKIADTLKAATGEAVITFAYLAMQLGLRKACMCLRVSKNLLTSFVLMYINMTVFRYTGVLMNPTYATALMYGCPGQINRDHFIIFWIGPIIGALVFKDVVKIAQIMFNMMRRHN; this is encoded by the exons a TGGAATCTAATCTGAGTGGTGACACTGCATTGGCAGCTAATGTAGTAATTAgctgtattatttatatgtcgACTGTTTTTATCGTATCACTCGTGATTAAACTATCGTTAAGGACGTGCCAGGATAGATTGACGTTCGTAAACCTCGCAGACGATGCAAAATATCATCTGACATCGCTGTCAATGGAAATCGTTGAAATCACCGAACATTATTGTTACACCATGAATATCGgaataa TACtgaagttgtatattttatcggGAAAGATGGTCGTGgtgatattgttaaaattgttttgtaattatttgataaaactaACGACAAATTCGTGTGCGTATTACGTATTTCGTACAAATTTAGTGTTCATAGTCTATCACACCAGTCCATTGGCATTATCTGTCGTAACTAATTTGCGCAACTTCATTATTCAACTCAAAcatcgtag ACGAGGAAAATATACGACGAATTGTCCCGATGGTCATATTACCAATAACTACACAAAGGCGTTGAGAGACATTGTTGTACAAGATTTGTATCAAGGCGTAAACGTTTTAAGAAGTATAGTGGCATTAATTGCATCAAGTTACATTAGCAACAG GTGCACTTTGGCGCTGTGGTCCGTTAACATGCTGAACACGGAGAGAACGTTCTTCAAGACCCGATGCTCTAGGAATTTGAAA ATTGCAGACACGTTGAAAGCGGCCACCGGGGAAGCCGTCATCACTTTCGCGTACTTGGCCATGCAGTTGGGTTTGAGAAAGGCATGCATGTGCTTGCGGGTTTCCAAAAATCTATTGACATCGTTTGTActgatgtatataaatatgaccG TGTTCAGATACACCGGCGTGCTGATGAATCCGACTTACGCGACGGCCTTGATGTACGGTTGTCCCGGACAAATCAATAGGGaccatttcataattttttggaTCGGGCCAATCATCGGTGCACTCGTCTTCAAAGACGTCGTAAAAATAGcacaaattatgtttaatatgatGAGGCGTCACAATTAA